A window of the Melospiza melodia melodia isolate bMelMel2 chromosome 25, bMelMel2.pri, whole genome shotgun sequence genome harbors these coding sequences:
- the SF3B4 gene encoding splicing factor 3B subunit 4: protein MAAGPISERNQDATVYVGGLDEKVSEPLLWELFLQAGPVVNTHMPKDRVTGQHQGYGFVEFLSEEDADYAIKIMNMIKLYGKPIRVNKASAHNKNLDVGANIFIGNLDPEIDEKLLYDTFSAFGVILQTPKIMRDPDTGNSKGYAFINFASFDASDAAIEAMNGQYLCNRPITVSYAFKKDSKGERHGSAAERLLAAQNPLSQADRPHQLFADAPPPPTVPTPVVTALGPGVTPPGLPPPGSFPPPVPPPGALPPGMPPAMPPPPMPPGAGAPGPPSGAAPAGGHPPHPHPFPPGGMHHPGMPPMQVHHGPPGMGQHHPGPPGSGGQPPPRPPPGMPHPGPPPMGLPPRGPHFGSPMGHPGPLPHHGLRGPPPLMPPHGYNGPPRPPPYGYQRVPLPPRPAQRPPGVPPRGPLRGPLP, encoded by the exons ATGGCGGCGGGGCCGATCTCGGAGAGGAACCAGG ATGCCACGGTGTACGTGGGGGGCCTGGACGAGAAGGTCAGCGagcccctgctctgggagctgttCCTGCAGGCGGGGCCCGTGGTCAACACGCACATGCCCAAGGACCGGGTCACGGGCCAGCACCAGG GCTACGGCTTCGTGGAGTTCCTGAGCGAGGAGGACGCCGACTACGCCATCAAGATCATGAACATGATCAAGCTCTACGGCAAACCCATCCGCGTCAACAAGGCCTCGGCCCACAACAAGAACCTGGACGTGGGCGCCAACATCTTCATCGGCAACCTGGACCCCGAGATCGACGAGAAGCTGCTCTACGACACCTTCAGCGCCTTCGGCGTCATCCTGCAGACCCCCAAGATCATGAGGGACCCCGACACGGGCAACTCCAAGGGCTACGCCTTCATCAACTTCGCCAGCTTCGACGCGTCGGACGCGGCCATCGAGGCCATGAACGGGCAGTACCTGTGCAACCGGCCCATCACCGTGTCCTACGCCTTCAAGAAGGACTCCAAGGGCGAGCGGCACGGCTCGGCGGCCGAGCGGCTGCTGGCGGCGCAGAACCCGCTGTCCCAGGCCGACCGGCCCCACCAGCTCTTCGCCgacgcgccgccgccgcccaccGTCCCCACGCCCGTGGTGACCGCGCTGGGGCCCGGCGTGACGCCGCCAG GCCTGCCTCCCCCCGGCTCGTTCCcgccgccggtgccgccgccggGGGCGCTGCCCCCCGGGATGCCCCCGGCCATGCCCCCGCCGCCGATGCCCCCGGGCGCCGGAGCCCCCGGGCCCCCCTCGGGAGCTGCCCCTGCTGGGGGGCACCCCCCTCACCCGCACCCCTTCCCGCCGGGAGGGATGCACCACCCAG GAATGCCACCCATGCAGGTGCACCACGGCCCCCCTGGCATGGGGCAGCACCACCCAGGACCACCAGGCTCAGGAGGGCAGCCACCCCCCAGGCCCCCCCCGGGAATGCCACACCCTGGACCCCCCCCCATGGGGCTCCCCCCTCGGGGGCCACACTTTGGGTCTCCAATGG gtcaCCCCGGGCCGCTGCCGCACCACGGGCTCCGCGGGCCCCCCCCGCTGATGCCACCCCACGGCTACAATGGGCCCCCCAGGCCCCCCCCCTACGGCTACCagagggtccccctgccccctcgGCCGGCCCAGAGACCCCCGGGGGTGCCCCCACGAGGGCCCCTGCGGGGACCCCTGCCCTGA
- the MTMR11 gene encoding myotubularin-related protein 11 yields the protein MSGAPGGRRPPFPGLPGERVLEEAAGARRRRGNGGGSVPGTLLCTNRRLAFVPGQAPGPRGLLRSEDEVALPCIHKLVAASSFSKPKVLTAASTLKFIPEELAVFCRDFRLLRFSFPENGLAPQAFRVANAIAQAREAAARLGDAADGWASPGEAIPEEEEEEEEEDEGSSTTLLFESLRDWEEELQRLGAAGWRVSAVNERFDMAPSLPQYLWVPSGLLDHDLKRTFGHFQERRVPRLCWHHPGGGDLLRAASFHPASEPGSEDVRCLEELLLGGRGPCVLADTAELPTLADIQLAHLRLRALCLPGAVAEDKWLSALEGTRWLDHVRSCLRKAAEVASLLAGKRCSVILQEASDRDLNCLLASLVQLLGDPHARSLPGFQSLVQREWVAAGHPFPRRLGLLCQDSPREEAPVFLLFLDCTWQLLWQFPAHFGFTEAFLLALHDSSFSPDCSTFRFSCQRQRGRSSLPRLPSQTYRPMGGWQEPGGHRGHPKPCSFPPVWAWGRRYSRQQREQFRNPAGPPGPAGPPTPSTPAEPRLWGEPRLVLALAKGSLCPHPLPWWSRPPQRPPLWGSPSGSQGTLGGLLGTSCQPPPGLLLPCTAGPCVRLWHRCYLRALPQEQRGRLAPSLAGLTEELQLLQERLRACNLRRPH from the exons ATGAGCGGGGCCCcgggcggccgccgcccgcccttCCCCGGGCTCCCAG GGGAGCGGGTGCTCGAGGAGGCGGCGGGCGCCCGGCGGCGCCGCGGGAACGGCGGCGGCTCCGTCCCGGGGACGCTGCTCTGCACCAACCGGCGCCTCGCCTTCGTGCCCGGCCAG GCTCCCGGCCCCCGTGGCCTCCTCCGCTCTGAGGACGAGGTGGCGCTGCCCTGCATCCACAAACTGGTGGCAG CCAGCAGCTTCTCCAAGCCCAAGGTGCTCACGGCCGCCTCCACCCTCAAGTTCATCCCGGAGGAGCTCGCCGTGTTCTGCCGGGATTTCCGCCTGCTCCGCTTCTCCTTCCCCGAGAACGGCTTGGCCCCGCAGGCGTTCCGG GTGGCCAACGCCATCGCACAGGCGCGGGAGGCGGCTGCGAGGCTGGGGGATGCTGCCGATGGCTGGGCCAGCCCTGGGGAAGCCatcccagaggaggaggaggaggaggaggaggaggatgaaggctcGTCCACCACGCTGCTCTTCGAGAGCCTGCGGgactgggaggaggagctgcagcgtcTCGGCGCTGCGGGCTGGAGGGTGAGCGCCGTCAATGAGCGCTTCGACATGGCCCCGAG CCTCCCGCAGTACCTCTGGGTGCCCAGCGGGCTGCTGGACCACGACCTCAAGCGAACCTTTGGCCACTTCCAGGAGCGCCGGGTGCCT CGCCTGTGCTGGCACCACCCGGGCGGGGGGGACCTGCTGAGAGCTGCCAGCTTCCACCCGGCCTCAGAGCCGGGCAGCGAGGACGTGAG gtgcctggaggagctgctgctggggggccGTGGGCCCTGCGTGCTGGCTGACACGGCCGAGCTGCCCACGCTGGCTGACATCCAGCTGGCCCACCTGAGGCTGAGGGCGCTCTGCCTGCCAG GTGCAGTGGCAGAGGACAAGTGGCTCTCGGCCCTGGAGGGGACACGGTGGCTGGATCATGTGCG CTCGTGCCTGAGAAAAGCAGCGGAGGTGGCATCGCTGCTGGCAGGGAAACGCTGCTCTGTGATCCTGCAAG AAGCCTCAGACCGGGACCTGAACTGCCTGCTGGCCTCCCtggtgcagctcctgggggacCCCCACGCCCGCTCCCTGCCCGGCTTCCAGAGCCTGGTGCAGAGGGAGTGGGTGGCAGCCGGGCACCCCTTCCCAcggaggctggggctgctgtgccaggacagcccCCGCGAGGAG gcccccgtgttcctgctcttcctggaCTGCACGTGGCAGCTGCTGTGGCAATTCCCGGCGCATTTTGGCTTCACCGAGGCGTTCCTGCTGGCGCTGCACGACAGCAGCTTCAGCCCCGACTGCAGCACCTTCCGCTTCAGCTGCCAGCGCCAGCGGGGCCGCAGCAGCCTG CCCCGGCTCCCCAGCCAGACCTACCGGCCCATGGGGGGCTGGCAGGAGCccggggggcacaggggacaccccaAGCCCTGCAGCTTCCCCCCGGTGTGGGCCTGGGGCCGCCGCTACAGCCGGCAGCAGCGGGAGCAGTTCCGGAACCCCGCGGGACCCCCGGGCCCTGCTGGGCCCCCGACCCCCAGCACG CCCGCGGAGCCCCGTCTGTGGGGggagcccaggctggtgctggctctggccaagggctccctgtgcccccaccCCCTGCCCTGGTGGAGCCGCCCCCCCCAGCGCCCCCCACTCTGGGGGTCCCCCTCGGGcagccaggggacactgggggggctcTTGGGGACATCGTGCCAGCCccccccggggctgctgctgccctgcaccgCCGGGCCCTGCGTGCGGCTCTGGCACCGCTGCTACCTCAGGGCGCTGCCCCAGGAACAG CGTGGCCGCTTGGCCCCGTCCCTGGCCGGGCTGAccgaggagctgcagctgctccaggagcgGCTCCGTGCCTGCAACCTGCGGAGACCCCACTGA